TATAGGCTTAATAATTCAAGCATGGATAGCATTTTTGTAGCTTATGAAATTATACATGATGTGGCTTCTAATGGCCAATGTGGCTTTATTTTTAAACTAGATTATGAAAAAGCATATGATAGAATTAGTAGATACTTCCTTATATCTATGATGAATCAAAGAGGATTTGGAGAGAATTGGATGGCTAAAATTGAATTTTTGCTTGATAGAGGCCCTTTTGGAATTAGGATTAATGATATGAATACTGAAAATTTATTTCCACTGGAGGAGTCACACAAGGGGACCCAATATCCCCTTTACTCTTTAACCTCATGGCAGATGTATTTACTGAGTAGCTAATAATGATTTGATATCTGGTTTGTTACTAGGATAAGTCCATCTGGTTGATACTTTACTGATGATACTTTAATCTTCCTTCCCAACAAACTAGATTCTACTAAGAATCTTAAGTGGTTACCGTATTGTTCTGAGTAATTATCAGGAATGAAGATCAACTTTCATAAGTGTGATCTTGTTCCCATTAATATGGAAACTAGTGATCCCCAAATTTTTGCTCAAGCTCCTTGTTTTAAATTGGGATCTTTTCCCCTAATGTACTTAGGAGCACCCCTGCACCACAACAAACTCAGGAGAGAGGATTTACAGCCTATAGCAGACAAGATTCTAAAGGGAACTACTAGGTGGAGAGGTATACTACTTAATTATGGCAAGAGATTGGTGTTAGTCCAGTCTTGTTTGCTTAGTATTCCCTCTTACTTAATAGGATTTATTAAATTCCCTAAGTGGGCAATCTCTTTGATTAACTCCCAAGTGCCCCATTGCTTATAGGATAACTATGATGGGCACTAGAAATACCACTTTGCAATTGGGAAATGAGTGCCCAGAAGAAAGAATTTGAAGGGCTTGGGATAACTAACCTTTGCTGACATGAACCTGTGTCTGCTAGCATCTTCGATAGAGAGATGCCGATCAAATTAGGGGAAAATCTAGAAGCAGACTGTAGATATCAAATATGAAACGGACTACCGTAATATCTTTTTGCATGCCCTGCCATTGGTGCTTGCCCCTTTGGGAATGGAGTGCTTTGGGAAGCGAAAGCTGGCAAATTAGGATATATGTGGAAGTTTTTGAATGGTAAGAAAGTTAAATTTTGGGAGGACCTTTGGTTTGTTTCTGCTAGTTTAGACACCCAGTCTGGGATCTATATACAATTACCAATGATCGGAACATTACTATCAACAATGCTTGGGATGGGCATCAACTAAACATTAGTTTTATAAGATGCTTCAGCCCTGAGATGTTGACTATGCCATATGGTCTTCTTAGTTTAGTTGGATCTATCAAATTAAATGGTGAGGGGACTCCCTTTATTTGGAGATTTGGGAGCAAAGGGGTTTAATATATAAGCTCCTTATATGCTATTGTTAATTTCATGGGGTGACACCAGTTAATATATCTGTTGTGTGTAAAATCATTGTCCCCCTAGGATTCATATTTTTGTATCGCTTCTTATTAACAATAAACTTCTTACCAGAGATAACCTCCACAAGAGGCACATGTTCCCGACCTCACTTGTGTTTTCTGTGATGAGGCAGAGTAACACCCATTTGTTTTTTGAATGTGTTGTAGCCCGTGAGATATGGAAGAATATCTCTCAGATCACTAAGATTGGAGATTGTAATATGCATTCTATTTCTTGCTAGTGGATTACTGTAAAAACCACTGTGTTGAGAACTTTGTGCATGCAACTGTCATGTGGACTATATGGCAGATTCGTAACGATCTATTCTCTAGTTCTCACATGATGGGATTGTAGGCAATTTGGAGAAAAGTTGCTTTGCACCTGGATTGGTGGGCCATTTTGTTCTCAGGAGATGTGAGAAGGGCGGCAGAAAAAGTGGATCAACTGTCGTGTGCACCACCACTACTGCTATGGCAGACACCGACTAAACTTGGTTTGCCAGAATTCTCTCTCTTTCGACTGGAACCGGGTGTAAAGTGCGCTACTAGGGTGACGAGGGCAAGAGGAAGAATGCAAAAGAAGTTGAGAAGAAATCTTCCCCTACCTTGTCCCTGGATAAAAGCAAGTGACAAAATGGATATGTTGTTTGCTAGCTATAATAAatttcatgttttgtaatatccTTGCAAGAACTTGATACTTCTAGTTTCAGATATTGTGGTTTATTGCTGGCTGAGGCAGTGTTGTTTTTGTTCCTCCGCGTGCGTTGCATCGAATTTGACCTCTTTTCTATCAAATGAAAGTGGAGCCAGGGTTGGAGGCCCTTTTCTTCAACAAAAATAGCAAAGGAGGTAACTTTTCTAAATGAATGTATCTTGTACCCCCTTCGTTCCACaattcttgtcgtggttttagttcaaacacgacaagaattatggaatggagggaaaACTTTCTTTCTCGGGTGAACATTAGTTGTGCTGGAAGGTAATAGAACCGGTGAATTTGTACAATCTGGAGAAAGAACCTTCGCTTGAAAATATATGACCAAATAATAAAGTACTAATAGTCAATATTGATGAATGTATAATTTCGACAACTGCACTTTCATATCTATCTATCGCAATCGACGAAATGACCCTTGTAAAACATGTTTGTGCTGTTACTACGACATACCATATGAAACTAACAACTATAAATGTTTCTGCACCACTAATTTGCTTCAATTTCTATTATCAATTCAAGCATGGAATGATCTCCCAGATTGAAAAGCTTGGGGCTGCTTAGACATTTCTCCCCCAAGGTGCTACCTGCTATGTTAATTGCCTTCTAGTTTGGGTGGTATAGGGCTAGAAGGCATTCCGTAAGAAAAAACTAGTCAATTCTGCTTTTGTGCATTATGAAGTTGGTGAGCGGTATGATGTGCGGTTCGAATATTTCCACTATCTTTAGGGCTTGATAGATGTGAAGAAGGGTGGATAAATTGTGTTTCCAAATGCTGAGGCATGCCAAATACCGAAGAAGGGTACTCAAGATCTAGCCTGGGCTCTTAAAAAAATCCTAGCATGTCAAAAGGAATGTTTTTCCCTTGTCAAAATAAAAGCTTGTCCTAAACCAAAGTAACTAATAGGTTGCTGATCGCTTGTATATGTTATGGGTCAATCATTTTGTCCATTCAAATCATATTAATGCCATTCTAGTGTTGCCATCTTTTTGAAGATCACAAAATGACTGAAAAGGTCTTTACGAACTGTAAGCACAAAAGCAACGATATCTTAAACATAGTTTAACTATAACCCAATGCAAACTCATGCGGTAATCTCACATATTCAAAGCCACACTTCTGCAATAACTAATATCAATCGTTACTACGACCCCCTTGCTCCATCAACTTGATCTTGGCAGACTCTTGAAACACAAACTCACTGCCCTTGGCCCGGAGAAGCTGCTTCCATTGCTGCAGAAGTGCATGAATCTTGAAAATATATCATCATGAATATTTTTACTTGCTAAATTATGTATTTCATGTTACTAAATGCCACTAAGAAGTTGTAACAAAGGGCTATACACGCAAGTAAGTAATACCTGGGATGTAGAAGCTCGTGTAGGGAAATGATTTTCTGCCATGATAAGACACCTTCCTCGATCGCCCTAACTTGAGGTCGACCATGTAGCAACCAACACTTGTGCGCACAAAAATGACTTGGGTGCCCTCTGCGTAGCCATTGATAACCAATGCACTTGGTATAAAGAGGGCAACATTAGGGAGTAGTGTCTTAAGATCGATTACCCTGAGTTTTATCCATCCCATGGCTCCCTCGGGTCCGGCCTCCCTAGACCACAGGGTTAGTGTGACATCCACCACGGCAGCAAAACCCAACACGTCATCTTCCACCATCATGAGAGTCCCATTGTCATCAGTTGGCTTCTCGAACATTGAAAAGCATAGTGTACCAAGTTGGCACTCTATGACGGCATCGACATTGAAGTAGACTGCGTCGCCCACAAGGATGCTAGGCATAGCCGAGACAGAGTAATAATCGGCAGTGGGGTGAATATCAGAGGTGAGCTCCGTCCAGAGGCGAGTCTCCGATGAGTACATCCATCCCAGTGTGACTCCCTCAAGCTTACTAGGACACATGACCACACGAAAATGCCCGGCTTGGCAATTGTGGTGGTCGCAGCCTTGTGCTGCGCAGAGCACCGCCGCACTGAAGTAGACTGGGTAGTGAGGAGGAGAGGGTACCTGGCACTGGCGGCCTGTCAAAGGATCCAACACGATGAGGTCACGTGTCTCCCCAAACTGGCAGAAGAGGGCACGACCATGGCGGCAGTCCATGGCAGCCCAGTCAGGATGGTAGGTCTGGGCAGGGAAGAAGGCGGGGATCGGGACGAGGCGGGGGCTGAGCTTCTCGAAGAGTCCCAGGACGGGAGGTGTCCCATGGAACTCACGATAGCGGCGGCGAAAGACCGGGTCGGCAAGGATGGAGCGCCATGGCTTGCAGACGGCAGAGGCACGGACGAGCCAGGCGGGCTCGTCCGGCAGAAGGcggaagaagacctcctcgaggaGCTCTTCCATTAGcatagacggtggcggcggcggcatggagcgGCCGCGGGCGAGGGTTTCGGGTGGGGAAAAGTTGAGATTGGATAGAGGGGGGAGGTGTCTTTTGCTAGATGGGGTTGTAAAGCAATTAGGGGAGAATCTTTTAATGATTTTTCTTATGAAAAATTTGGAGGATAATAATCGAGTTGAGCTATAATTTTAGAAAATCTTAACTGGCAGACAAATGATATTAAGGAACTTCTAGCGAACGATGTTTTAGCCGTTTGTTTTTTGTGTACGAATCTTGGCGCTCGCTAACAGCCAGGTCACCTTTTCTGGATTGCTTGTTATTGCCCTGACCTGAGAAAATGGAAATTACCCCTTATCCCTTTCTGCCCTCACCCTCTCATCCCCACCCTCTAGCACTCTCACTCCCCCGCGCATGCAATTGCTCCCACTAGAACCCCAGATATCTTCGGCGATCCCCGGCAATGGTTATACGGCGGCAACCGGCGGTTGCACGGATTTCCCGACGAAGGTGCATTGTGGTCCGCCTGTAGTCATGTGATGCGGCCAGCTTGGCAGGCGACGCCTGCTCAGTTGGCTGAGGTGGGAGCGCGTGGAGGTCATGCAGGGCGGGTGGCAGAGCGGCGGCTGCCCCCAACTAAGAGTGGTGCATCTATGGAGGGTGGCGGCACGAGGGTAGAAAGGCGACATGGTAATGTCAGTCGTCCTCGGCCTATTCATGGAGGCTCGTCGAGATGGCATTAACTTGTCCCAACAACAGTGGATATGGGAGAGTTCGGTGGAGCACCAGGTGCTGCAAGTGAAGCAAGCGATGGCCACATCTACAATGCCAGCCACATCTCTGATGGCTCCCCCTCTCCTTCGCACTGTGAGCTGCTGGCCCCCATGCCCATGGCTTCGCTGTTTGAATGCATTGCTTACTGTTTCTAAAGTGCTTTTTGTAGGGATCTTTTTTTGTTCCATTGTTATTAGTGGAATGTATTTGAGCACAACAAGATAATAATTCAAAGCTAAAGCCTAAGTAATTTTCAGATTTTAATTTTTAAAACACTCAACATGGCATTTTTTCGACTAGCATGTTAGTAGTTAGTGAGAAACTGCTAAAATAGGTGTCCATGGCATTTTAACATGTGTTCCCATGGCAATTTCAACATATGCCTCATGGCATTTTAACACGTTTTGAGGCATTTGTATATGAAGTCTCGAATTAATCTCTTGTAGGAATCAGGGATTAACTGCCTAATTCGTGCGCCATTATAGTGGTTAGTATGGCATTTTCTACTTTCATGGTGAAATTCAGAACATGGCATTTTGACACAGTTTTTGCCATGGCAGTTTCTACCCGATTTGTTCCAGAAACATGGCATTTTTGTTAGTTAGCGGCATTGCACTTTTCCACCAACATGTCTCTACATCATTTGTGTTTTTTTGTTGCCATGGCAAAAAACCATAGGTTCTTGCCATGATAGCTCCATAATTTGTTTGCGGCGAAAACTTTGTATGGCAAAGTGTTTGTATCTCCGGTTATTAAGAGCATGACATTGTCTCCTTGTAAGAGCTTGGCATTTTTTTACTATTAAGGGGCATGGCATCTTTATAATTAAGACCAAGGCTTTTTTCTA
This DNA window, taken from Triticum aestivum cultivar Chinese Spring chromosome 1D, IWGSC CS RefSeq v2.1, whole genome shotgun sequence, encodes the following:
- the LOC123169370 gene encoding uncharacterized protein isoform X2 — protein: MPPPPPSMLMEELLEEVFFRLLPDEPAWLVRASAVCKPWRSILADPVFRRRYREFHGTPPVLGLFEKLSPRLVPIPAFFPAQTYHPDWAAMDCRHGRALFCQFGETRDLIVLDPLTGRQCQVPSPPHYPVYFSAAVLCAAQGCDHHNCQAGHFRVVMCPSKLEGVTLGWMYSSETRLWTELTSDIHPTADYYSVSAMPSILVGDAVYFNVDAVIECQLGTLCFSMFEKPTDDNGTLMMVEDDVLGFAAVVDVTLTLWSREAGPEGAMGWIKLRVIDLKTLLPNVALFIPSALVINGYAEGTQVIFVRTSVGCYMVDLKLGRSRKVSYHGRKSFPYTSFYIPAMEAASPGQGQ
- the LOC123169370 gene encoding uncharacterized protein isoform X1; the protein is MPPPPPSMLMEELLEEVFFRLLPDEPAWLVRASAVCKPWRSILADPVFRRRYREFHGTPPVLGLFEKLSPRLVPIPAFFPAQTYHPDWAAMDCRHGRALFCQFGETRDLIVLDPLTGRQCQVPSPPHYPVYFSAAVLCAAQGCDHHNCQAGHFRVVMCPSKLEGVTLGWMYSSETRLWTELTSDIHPTADYYSVSAMPSILVGDAVYFNVDAVIECQLGTLCFSMFEKPTDDNGTLMMVEDDVLGFAAVVDVTLTLWSREAGPEGAMGWIKLRVIDLKTLLPNVALFIPSALVINGYAEGTQVIFVRTSVGCYMVDLKLGRSRKVSYHGRKSFPYTSFYIPDSCTSAAMEAASPGQGQ